In Legionella lytica, one genomic interval encodes:
- the fusA gene encoding elongation factor G: MSTPLQLYRNIGIAAHVDAGKTTTTERVLYYTGMSHKIGEVHDGAATTDWMVQEQERGITITSAAVTCFWPGMDKQFQPHRINIIDTPGHVDFMIEVERSLRVLDGAVVVFDSVSGVEPQSETVWRQANKYGVPRIVFVNKMDRMGANFLRVVDQIRQRLGANPVVLQLPIGAEEEFKGVIDLIKMKAIEWDDESKGMTFKYVDIPANMQAQCEEHRALIVEAAADASEELMEKYLEGAEISEADLKDALRHLTVSNKVVPVFCGSAFKNKGVQAVLDGVIEYLPSPVDVPDVQGIDEYGDPTTRATKYDAPFSALAFKIATDPFVGTLTFIRAYSGTLKSGDTLFNSVKEKRERIGRIVQMHANAREEIKEVRAGDIAAAVGLKTVTTGDTLCDPDHVVILERMDFPDPVIAVAVEPRTKADQEKMGVALGKLAQEDPSFRVHTDEESGQTIIEGMGELHLEIIVDRMKREFNVEANVGKPQVAYRETIKQAVEQEGKFVRQSGGRGQFGHVWIKIEPQEPGKGYEFINEIVGGVIPKEYIPAVDKGIQEQMQNGVIAGYPVVDVKVTLFDGSFHEVDSSEMAFKIAGSMGFKQGALKAKPVLLEPIMSVEVVTPEDYMGDVMGDLNRRRGLVQGMEDSPAGKIVRAEVPLAEMFGYSTDLRSATQGRATYTMEFSKYAEAPNNIAEAIIKKQ, translated from the coding sequence GTGTCTACTCCATTACAATTGTATAGAAACATCGGTATTGCAGCACACGTTGATGCGGGTAAAACCACAACAACTGAACGTGTACTGTATTATACTGGTATGTCTCATAAGATTGGTGAAGTACATGACGGTGCTGCAACAACTGACTGGATGGTTCAGGAGCAGGAGCGCGGCATTACCATTACTTCAGCCGCTGTTACATGCTTTTGGCCTGGAATGGATAAACAATTCCAACCACATCGCATTAACATCATTGATACACCAGGACACGTAGACTTCATGATTGAAGTTGAGCGTTCCTTGCGTGTTCTTGATGGTGCTGTTGTAGTATTTGACTCTGTGTCTGGAGTTGAGCCTCAATCTGAAACTGTATGGCGTCAAGCGAATAAGTATGGTGTTCCACGCATCGTATTCGTTAATAAAATGGATAGAATGGGCGCAAATTTTTTGCGCGTTGTTGATCAAATTCGCCAAAGATTAGGTGCTAACCCCGTAGTTCTTCAATTGCCAATTGGTGCAGAAGAAGAGTTTAAAGGGGTTATTGACTTAATTAAAATGAAAGCAATTGAGTGGGATGACGAAAGCAAAGGCATGACCTTTAAATACGTTGATATCCCCGCAAATATGCAAGCTCAATGCGAAGAGCATCGTGCATTAATCGTAGAAGCTGCAGCAGATGCTAGCGAAGAGTTGATGGAAAAGTATCTTGAAGGTGCTGAAATTTCTGAAGCAGATCTTAAAGACGCTCTACGTCATTTAACTGTAAGCAACAAAGTTGTTCCGGTTTTCTGCGGTTCAGCCTTTAAAAATAAAGGTGTTCAAGCGGTATTGGATGGCGTCATTGAATATTTACCTTCACCAGTAGATGTTCCTGATGTTCAAGGTATTGATGAATATGGTGATCCAACTACACGTGCAACTAAGTATGATGCACCTTTCTCGGCTTTAGCATTTAAAATTGCTACAGACCCATTTGTTGGTACATTAACATTTATCCGTGCTTACTCTGGTACGCTGAAAAGCGGTGATACGCTGTTTAACTCTGTTAAAGAAAAAAGAGAGCGTATTGGCCGAATAGTACAAATGCACGCGAATGCTCGTGAAGAAATTAAAGAAGTAAGAGCTGGCGATATTGCCGCTGCGGTAGGATTAAAAACAGTGACCACAGGTGATACTTTATGTGATCCAGATCATGTCGTTATTCTGGAGCGTATGGATTTCCCTGATCCTGTAATTGCAGTAGCTGTTGAGCCAAGAACTAAAGCAGACCAAGAAAAAATGGGTGTTGCGCTTGGTAAACTAGCTCAAGAAGATCCTTCCTTCAGAGTTCATACTGATGAAGAGTCAGGACAAACGATCATTGAAGGGATGGGTGAGTTACATCTTGAAATTATTGTTGACCGCATGAAGCGTGAGTTTAATGTGGAAGCAAATGTTGGTAAACCCCAAGTAGCTTATCGTGAAACGATAAAACAAGCTGTTGAGCAAGAAGGAAAGTTCGTACGTCAGTCTGGTGGCCGTGGTCAGTTCGGACACGTATGGATTAAAATTGAGCCTCAAGAGCCTGGCAAGGGTTATGAATTTATCAATGAAATTGTTGGTGGTGTCATTCCAAAAGAATACATTCCAGCAGTTGATAAAGGAATTCAAGAGCAAATGCAAAACGGTGTTATCGCTGGCTATCCCGTAGTGGATGTTAAAGTGACACTGTTTGATGGATCATTCCACGAGGTAGATTCTAGTGAAATGGCATTCAAAATTGCAGGCTCTATGGGTTTCAAACAAGGTGCATTGAAAGCAAAGCCTGTTTTACTCGAACCAATAATGAGTGTTGAAGTTGTTACTCCTGAAGATTACATGGGAGATGTTATGGGTGACCTTAACAGACGCCGTGGTTTAGTTCAGGGTATGGAAGA
- the rpsG gene encoding 30S ribosomal protein S7, with protein MPRRREVPKREILPDPKHHSELLAKFINVLMVSGKKSTAEKIIYGALSVMEERIKKIKKSDEEGESGSTSASGSSAVLRYFEDALNNVRPSVEVRSRRVGGATYQVPVEVRHDRSIALGMRWIVQAARSRGEKGMMLRLAGELIDAFESKGSAVKKREDTHKMAKANQAFAHFRWN; from the coding sequence ATGCCTAGAAGAAGAGAAGTCCCCAAAAGAGAAATTTTGCCAGATCCTAAACATCACAGTGAACTGTTAGCAAAATTCATTAACGTATTAATGGTCAGTGGTAAGAAATCAACTGCTGAGAAAATTATTTACGGTGCACTTTCTGTTATGGAAGAGCGCATCAAGAAAATCAAAAAGTCAGATGAAGAAGGTGAGTCAGGCTCAACAAGTGCTTCTGGTTCTAGTGCTGTTCTTCGCTACTTTGAAGATGCCTTAAACAATGTTCGCCCAAGTGTTGAGGTTCGTTCACGCCGTGTTGGTGGTGCTACTTACCAAGTTCCTGTTGAAGTAAGACATGATCGCAGCATCGCTTTAGGAATGCGCTGGATTGTTCAAGCAGCTCGCTCACGCGGTGAAAAGGGTATGATGTTACGTTTGGCAGGTGAATTGATAGATGCTTTTGAAAGCAAAGGCTCTGCAGTGAAGAAACGTGAAGATACTCATAAGATGGCAAAAGCTAACCAAGCGTTTGCGCATTTTAGATGGAACTAA
- the rpsL gene encoding 30S ribosomal protein S12: MATINQLVRKPRVDVKKKSNVPALESCPQRRGVCTRVYTTTPKKPNSAMRKVARVRLTNGFEVSSYIGGEGHNLQEHSVVLIRGGRVKDLPGVRYHTVRGSLDTSGVNDRKQGRSKYGTKKPKDKK; encoded by the coding sequence ATGGCTACTATTAATCAGTTAGTAAGAAAGCCTCGTGTGGACGTAAAGAAGAAAAGTAACGTACCTGCACTAGAGTCATGTCCACAGCGACGCGGTGTGTGCACACGCGTTTATACTACTACACCTAAAAAACCTAACTCAGCGATGCGTAAGGTTGCTCGTGTACGTTTAACTAATGGATTTGAAGTTTCATCATACATTGGTGGTGAAGGCCACAACCTCCAGGAGCACTCTGTAGTGCTAATCCGCGGTGGTCGTGTTAAAGACTTACCGGGTGTGCGTTATCACACAGTAAGGGGTAGTTTAGATACGTCAGGTGTTAACGATCGTAAACAAGGTCGTTCTAAGTACGGTACCAAAAAACCTAAAGATAAAAAATAA